The Amycolatopsis viridis genome window below encodes:
- the nusG gene encoding transcription termination/antitermination protein NusG — translation MTSENGVAAGDEYDEPVEAATVAEDEAAQSDVARSDQDADGAVAELDAEPAEAAGEDESAAEAAPAEDDDLDPVEKLRKELRSLPGDWYVVHSYAGYENKVKNNLETRTQTLDVEDYIFQIEVPTKEVTQIKNGQRKIVQEKVLPGYILVRMELNDASWSAVRNTPGVTGFVGATSKPSPLTVEEVVKFLAPEVEKPAPAKAKGEAASDAAALGAPAVEVDFEVGESVTVMDGPFETLPATISEVNADAQKLKVLVSIFGRETPVELSFNQVSKI, via the coding sequence GTGACCTCCGAGAACGGCGTCGCAGCCGGCGACGAGTACGACGAGCCGGTCGAGGCGGCCACCGTGGCCGAGGACGAGGCCGCCCAGTCTGACGTCGCGCGGTCCGACCAGGACGCCGACGGCGCGGTCGCCGAACTCGACGCCGAGCCGGCCGAGGCCGCCGGTGAGGACGAGTCCGCCGCCGAGGCCGCTCCGGCCGAGGACGACGACCTGGACCCGGTCGAGAAGCTCCGCAAGGAGCTGCGCTCGCTGCCGGGCGACTGGTACGTCGTGCACTCCTACGCCGGGTACGAGAACAAGGTCAAGAACAACCTCGAGACCCGCACCCAGACGCTGGACGTCGAGGACTACATCTTCCAGATCGAGGTGCCCACCAAAGAGGTCACCCAGATCAAGAACGGTCAGCGCAAGATCGTCCAGGAGAAGGTGCTGCCGGGTTACATCCTGGTCCGGATGGAGCTCAACGACGCCTCCTGGAGCGCGGTCCGCAACACGCCCGGTGTCACCGGTTTCGTGGGTGCGACCTCGAAGCCCTCGCCGCTGACCGTCGAAGAAGTGGTGAAGTTCCTCGCCCCCGAGGTCGAGAAGCCCGCCCCGGCGAAGGCCAAGGGTGAAGCCGCGTCGGACGCGGCCGCTCTGGGCGCGCCCGCGGTCGAGGTCGACTTCGAGGTCGGCGAGTCGGTCACCGTCATGGACGGCCCGTTCGAGACGTTGCCCGCGACGATCAGCGAGGTCAACGCGGACGCGCAGAAGTTGAAGGTCCTGGTGTCGATCTTCGGCCGCGAGACGCCGGTCGAGCTGTCGTTCAACCAGGT
- the secE gene encoding preprotein translocase subunit SecE: MVVSDNDAGGKGQEQEPKRAARPVTAAARRERRASARPAGKAAKDGEKARPSGKASVSAAAPADGAAKAGEAKKGRATPKRTRTEKKPSLFARLVRFIREVWAELRKVIWPTRKQMITYTTVVLVFVAFMVALVSLLDFVFRKGVFWLFG, from the coding sequence GTGGTCGTGAGCGACAACGACGCCGGCGGCAAGGGCCAGGAGCAGGAGCCCAAGCGGGCTGCGCGTCCGGTCACGGCCGCGGCGCGGCGCGAACGCCGTGCCTCCGCGCGCCCTGCCGGCAAGGCCGCCAAGGACGGCGAGAAGGCGCGCCCGTCGGGCAAGGCCTCGGTCAGCGCCGCCGCGCCCGCCGACGGCGCGGCCAAGGCCGGCGAGGCCAAGAAGGGCCGGGCGACCCCGAAGCGGACCCGCACGGAGAAGAAGCCGTCCCTGTTCGCCAGGCTGGTGCGGTTCATCCGCGAGGTGTGGGCCGAGCTGCGCAAGGTCATCTGGCCGACGCGCAAGCAGATGATCACCTACACCACCGTGGTGCTGGTCTTCGTGGCCTTCATGGTCGCGCTGGTCTCGTTGCTGGACTTCGTGTTCCGCAAGGGCGTGTTCTGGCTGTTCGGCTGA
- a CDS encoding pyridoxal phosphate-dependent aminotransferase has product MSAPATVTASSRISARIAGITPSATLAVDAKAKELKAQGRPVIGFGAGQPDFPTPDYVVEAAAKAVHDRSNHGYTAAGGLPELKEAIAAKTLRDSGFAIEPSQVLVTNGGKQAVYSAFATLCDPGDEVLLLAPYWTTYPESIKLAGGVPVQVTADESTGYRVTVEQLEAARTDRTKVLLFNSPSNPTGAVYTREQIEAIGKWAYEHGIWVITDEIYEHLVYDGAENHSMPVVVPELADQTLILNGVAKTYSMTGWRVGWIAGPKDVIKAATSYQSHLCGNVSNVAQRAALAAVAGPLDVVAEMRAAFDARRKKIVSLLSAIPGVTCPTPEGAFYAYPSFKDLLGKEIRGEKPSDTLELADLILREADVAAVPGEAFGTPGYFRFSYALAESDLVEGVQRLGALLSEVN; this is encoded by the coding sequence ATGAGCGCACCAGCAACCGTCACTGCCAGCTCCCGCATCTCCGCCCGCATCGCCGGCATCACGCCGTCGGCCACCCTCGCCGTGGACGCGAAGGCGAAGGAGCTGAAGGCGCAGGGCCGGCCGGTGATCGGCTTCGGTGCGGGGCAGCCGGACTTCCCCACCCCCGACTACGTCGTCGAGGCGGCCGCGAAGGCCGTCCACGACCGGTCCAACCACGGTTACACCGCGGCCGGCGGCCTGCCGGAGCTCAAGGAGGCCATCGCGGCGAAGACCCTGCGTGACTCCGGCTTCGCGATCGAGCCGAGCCAGGTCCTGGTCACCAACGGTGGCAAGCAGGCCGTCTATTCCGCGTTCGCGACGCTGTGCGACCCCGGCGACGAGGTTCTGCTGCTCGCGCCGTACTGGACGACCTACCCGGAGTCGATCAAGCTCGCGGGCGGGGTGCCGGTGCAGGTCACGGCCGACGAGTCGACCGGCTACCGGGTCACCGTCGAGCAGCTCGAGGCGGCGCGCACCGACCGCACGAAGGTGCTGCTGTTCAACTCGCCGTCCAACCCGACCGGCGCGGTCTACACCCGGGAGCAGATCGAGGCCATCGGCAAGTGGGCCTACGAGCACGGCATCTGGGTGATCACCGACGAGATCTACGAGCACCTGGTCTACGACGGTGCCGAGAACCACTCGATGCCGGTCGTGGTGCCCGAGCTGGCCGACCAGACGCTGATCCTCAACGGGGTCGCCAAGACCTACTCGATGACCGGCTGGCGGGTCGGCTGGATCGCCGGCCCGAAGGACGTGATCAAGGCGGCGACGAGCTACCAGTCGCACCTGTGCGGCAACGTCTCGAACGTCGCGCAGCGGGCCGCGCTGGCCGCCGTCGCGGGACCGCTGGACGTGGTCGCCGAGATGCGCGCCGCGTTCGACGCGCGCCGCAAGAAGATCGTCTCGCTGCTGTCCGCCATCCCCGGCGTGACCTGCCCGACGCCGGAGGGCGCGTTCTACGCGTACCCGTCGTTCAAGGACCTCCTGGGCAAGGAGATCCGCGGTGAGAAGCCGTCCGACACGCTGGAGCTGGCCGACCTGATCTTGCGGGAGGCGGACGTGGCCGCGGTGCCCGGCGAGGCGTTCGGGACCCCGGGCTACTTCCGGTTCTCCTACGCGCTGGCCGAGTCCGACCTCGTCGAGGGCGTGCAGCGGCTCGGTGCCCTGCTGTCCGAGGTCAACTAA
- a CDS encoding SGNH/GDSL hydrolase family protein, producing the protein MGKTKVLIGVVVVAALVGAATAGVIYWRGDRGESAAPPKPAGSEIGPGTGRYVALGDSYTSAPRTGAPAGDPPGCARSDNNYPHLVAAELRPASFADVSCGGATTQQLTEPQTTPNGTNPPQLDVVTPDTTLVTLGIGGNDVGLVGLARECLSTNRAVSLCRPRLTAGGRDLLAERIAETAPKIRDALTQIHQRAPRAQVIVVGYPTALPDGTGCWPFLPIGPDDVAYLRSSLAKLNTMLATEAKANQAGYADTATPSKGKDMCAKAKVKWVEDVVPSSPAMELHPNAVGERGMADVVLRLVE; encoded by the coding sequence GTGGGGAAGACCAAGGTGCTGATCGGGGTAGTGGTGGTGGCCGCGCTGGTGGGTGCGGCCACCGCCGGTGTCATCTACTGGCGCGGCGACCGCGGCGAGTCGGCCGCGCCGCCCAAGCCGGCCGGCTCGGAGATCGGCCCGGGCACGGGCCGGTACGTCGCGCTCGGTGACTCGTACACATCGGCGCCGCGGACCGGTGCGCCCGCGGGGGACCCACCTGGGTGCGCGCGATCGGACAACAATTACCCGCACCTGGTCGCGGCGGAGCTGCGACCGGCGTCGTTCGCCGACGTGAGCTGCGGTGGGGCGACGACCCAGCAGCTCACCGAGCCGCAGACCACGCCGAACGGCACCAACCCGCCGCAGCTGGATGTGGTTACCCCGGACACGACACTGGTCACGCTCGGCATCGGCGGTAACGACGTGGGGCTGGTTGGCCTGGCGCGGGAATGCCTGAGCACGAACCGCGCGGTGTCGCTGTGCCGGCCGCGGCTGACGGCCGGTGGGCGGGACCTGCTGGCGGAGCGGATCGCGGAGACGGCACCGAAGATCAGGGACGCGCTCACCCAGATCCACCAGCGTGCGCCCCGGGCGCAGGTGATCGTCGTGGGCTACCCGACCGCACTGCCGGACGGCACCGGATGCTGGCCGTTCCTCCCGATCGGACCGGACGACGTGGCGTACCTGCGGTCGTCGCTGGCGAAGCTGAACACGATGCTCGCCACCGAGGCGAAGGCCAACCAGGCCGGGTACGCGGACACGGCGACGCCGAGCAAGGGGAAGGACATGTGCGCCAAGGCGAAGGTCAAGTGGGTCGAAGACGTGGTGCCCTCCTCACCGGCGATGGAGCTGCATCCCAATGCCGTCGGCGAGCGCGGGATGGCGGACGTGGTGCTGCGGCTGGTGGAATGA
- a CDS encoding MaoC family dehydratase — protein MAYEKGTELPPLTVHVTRDQLVRYAGASLDFNPIHWNERFAKEVGLPDVIAHGMLTMALGGRLVTEWLGDPGKLVEYSVRFTRPVVVSPDGADVEFTGKVAEIREDGTARVDITAKFEGKTVLGKAQAVVR, from the coding sequence ATGGCGTACGAGAAGGGCACCGAACTGCCCCCGCTGACGGTGCACGTCACGCGCGACCAGCTGGTCCGCTACGCGGGCGCGTCGCTCGACTTCAACCCGATTCACTGGAACGAGCGGTTCGCCAAGGAGGTCGGCCTCCCGGACGTGATCGCGCACGGCATGCTGACCATGGCCCTCGGCGGCCGGCTGGTCACCGAGTGGCTGGGCGACCCGGGGAAGCTGGTCGAGTACAGCGTGCGGTTCACCCGTCCCGTGGTGGTCTCACCCGACGGTGCGGACGTCGAGTTCACCGGCAAGGTCGCGGAGATCCGCGAGGACGGCACGGCGCGCGTGGACATCACGGCGAAGTTCGAGGGGAAAACCGTGCTGGGGAAGGCGCAGGCCGTCGTCCGCTGA
- a CDS encoding MaoC family dehydratase N-terminal domain-containing protein: MPLDPSFVGRTYPPDATYEVGREKIREFAAAIGDASPLYTDPEAARAAGYPDVIAPPTFLTVINLDAINAIAEDPELGLDYSRMVHGDQSFRYTRPVHAGDQLRITTTVEDIMARAGNDFLTVRGEVVDADGQLVCTTRAQLVVRGEGA; this comes from the coding sequence GTGCCTTTGGACCCCTCGTTCGTCGGGCGGACGTATCCGCCGGACGCCACGTACGAAGTCGGCCGCGAGAAGATCCGCGAATTCGCCGCGGCGATCGGTGACGCCAGCCCGCTCTACACGGACCCGGAGGCGGCCCGCGCCGCCGGCTACCCGGACGTGATCGCGCCGCCCACCTTCCTCACGGTGATCAACCTCGACGCGATCAACGCCATCGCCGAGGACCCGGAGCTGGGCCTGGACTACAGCCGGATGGTGCACGGCGACCAGAGCTTCCGCTACACGCGTCCGGTGCACGCGGGCGACCAGCTGCGCATCACGACGACGGTCGAGGACATCATGGCCCGCGCCGGCAACGACTTCCTGACCGTGCGCGGCGAGGTCGTCGACGCCGACGGTCAACTGGTGTGCACGACGCGGGCGCAGCTCGTGGTGCGGGGAGAGGGAGCCTGA
- the rpmG gene encoding 50S ribosomal protein L33: MAATDVRPKITLACEVCKHRNYITKKNRRNDPDRLEMKKFCPNCGTHRVHKETR, translated from the coding sequence GTGGCTGCCACCGACGTGCGACCGAAGATCACGCTGGCGTGCGAGGTCTGCAAGCACCGCAACTACATCACCAAGAAGAACCGGCGCAACGACCCGGATCGCCTGGAGATGAAGAAGTTCTGCCCGAACTGCGGTACGCACCGGGTCCACAAGGAAACCCGCTGA
- a CDS encoding putative bifunctional diguanylate cyclase/phosphodiesterase, with product MPDSDGRPDGPIPAAAANSGGAEARADERRFRIYTLTVFSVGVLAAAAVALWLPFHGSAELWWIGPVLALSFLLAEQLGINVDVRSGISWTISFTEIPLVIGFFVAPFEVVLAAHLVAGISTLVVRRVSGRVLYNAGAFLLEITSAFAVAGLVQLIAGTTGMSWPAALAGTLTAPLTSTLLALAAVRVLRRRMRIGTALRLTGRILVVGFVNASVGLSGYLVIEGTANAWPLVLAVFAGLSALYWAYSDLLREQRDMEALSDVSLMVARSGQQAAARPASGADDLAAGVNVSEWQTIAERIKDQLSAGRVVLRLRLEPTADMRTVVAGEPMPSVEPPADDPMLRLPGSHVRHFRVTEANGDIAGGLIARGAQEALVVPLRTANQLLGVVEAHDRLSRWRGFGKYDIQLLGTMASHLATALDNRRLLATLRHDAYHDPLTGLLNRPGFRQVAREPLAEHAGSADAAVLRIDLDVFSAVSDALGYAWADRMVMAAGRRLRGALGPDVPLARLEGASFAALLTGVRGQAVHDAAGRLRAQLSVPYPVDRLTVEANAMVGYAAIADDDTVDPGDVDALLQRADVAVRATRGGEEVRGYVPSMGQIFLRRFQMVTQFRQAIEEGQVSVHYQPKVSLPSKQVLGVEALVRWQHPEFGRLDPDEFVPAVEAAGLVGVLTGFVLEQSLIRVRKWMDEGLRISVAVNLSVRNLADEEFPAKVVQALRRFDVPPELLTFELTESGVMADPQKALPILRELHGLGIVLAVDDFGTGYSSLAYLRQLPVDEVKIDKSFVLGMGTDLGDLAVVRSIVELGHSLGLAVVAEGVEEDVARDQLEAMGCDVAQGYLISRPLAEDRLEAWLQARTARSVGRKMETVLTLLT from the coding sequence ATGCCGGACTCCGATGGCAGGCCGGACGGCCCCATCCCGGCGGCAGCCGCCAATTCTGGTGGTGCCGAGGCGCGGGCGGACGAGCGCCGCTTCCGGATTTACACGTTGACCGTCTTCTCCGTCGGTGTGCTCGCCGCGGCGGCCGTCGCACTGTGGCTGCCGTTCCACGGCTCGGCAGAACTGTGGTGGATCGGTCCGGTGCTGGCCCTGTCCTTCCTGCTCGCCGAGCAACTGGGCATCAACGTCGACGTCCGGTCGGGCATCTCCTGGACCATTTCCTTCACCGAGATCCCGCTGGTCATCGGCTTCTTCGTGGCGCCGTTCGAGGTCGTGCTCGCCGCGCACCTGGTGGCGGGCATCAGCACGCTCGTGGTCCGCCGGGTCTCCGGGCGCGTGCTCTACAACGCCGGCGCGTTCCTGCTGGAGATCACCAGCGCGTTCGCCGTGGCCGGCCTGGTCCAGCTGATCGCGGGCACCACCGGGATGAGCTGGCCGGCGGCGCTCGCCGGCACCCTGACCGCGCCGCTGACCAGCACCCTGCTGGCGCTGGCCGCCGTCCGGGTGCTGCGCCGCCGCATGCGGATCGGTACGGCGCTGCGGCTCACCGGCCGCATCCTGGTCGTCGGGTTCGTCAACGCCTCGGTCGGCCTGAGCGGCTACCTGGTGATCGAAGGCACCGCCAACGCCTGGCCGCTGGTGCTCGCCGTGTTCGCGGGGCTGTCCGCGCTCTACTGGGCCTACTCCGACCTGCTTCGCGAGCAGCGGGACATGGAAGCGCTCTCCGACGTGAGCCTGATGGTCGCCCGGTCCGGCCAGCAGGCCGCCGCCCGCCCGGCCAGCGGCGCCGACGACCTAGCGGCGGGCGTCAACGTCAGCGAGTGGCAGACCATCGCCGAACGCATCAAGGACCAGCTCTCCGCCGGCCGCGTGGTGCTGCGGTTGCGGCTCGAACCGACCGCGGACATGCGGACCGTCGTCGCGGGGGAGCCGATGCCCTCGGTTGAGCCACCCGCCGACGACCCGATGCTGCGGTTGCCCGGGTCGCACGTGCGGCACTTCCGCGTCACCGAGGCGAACGGCGACATCGCCGGCGGGCTGATCGCCCGCGGTGCGCAGGAAGCGCTGGTGGTGCCCCTGCGCACCGCGAACCAGCTGCTCGGCGTGGTCGAGGCGCACGACCGCCTGTCCCGCTGGCGGGGCTTCGGCAAGTACGACATCCAGCTGCTCGGCACCATGGCCAGCCACCTGGCGACCGCGCTGGACAACCGCCGCCTGCTCGCCACCCTGCGCCACGACGCCTACCACGACCCGCTCACCGGGCTGCTCAACCGGCCCGGTTTCCGGCAGGTCGCCCGCGAACCGCTGGCCGAGCACGCCGGCTCCGCCGACGCCGCGGTGCTGCGCATCGACCTGGACGTGTTCTCCGCGGTCAGCGACGCCCTCGGCTACGCCTGGGCCGACCGCATGGTGATGGCCGCCGGACGCCGCCTGCGGGGCGCCCTCGGCCCGGACGTGCCGCTGGCCCGGCTGGAGGGCGCGTCCTTCGCCGCGCTGCTCACCGGCGTGCGCGGGCAGGCCGTGCACGACGCGGCCGGCCGGCTGCGCGCCCAGCTGTCCGTGCCCTACCCGGTCGACCGGCTCACCGTCGAGGCGAACGCGATGGTCGGCTACGCGGCCATCGCGGACGACGACACCGTCGATCCTGGCGACGTGGACGCCCTGCTCCAGCGGGCCGACGTCGCCGTCCGCGCCACCCGCGGCGGCGAGGAGGTCCGCGGGTACGTGCCCAGCATGGGACAGATCTTCCTGCGCCGGTTCCAGATGGTCACCCAGTTCCGGCAGGCCATCGAGGAGGGTCAGGTCAGCGTCCACTACCAGCCGAAGGTGTCGCTGCCGAGCAAGCAGGTCCTCGGCGTGGAGGCGCTGGTGCGCTGGCAGCACCCCGAGTTCGGCCGGCTCGACCCGGACGAGTTCGTGCCCGCCGTCGAGGCGGCCGGGCTGGTCGGCGTGCTGACCGGTTTCGTCTTGGAGCAGTCGCTGATCCGGGTGCGCAAATGGATGGACGAGGGGCTGCGGATCTCGGTGGCGGTCAACCTGTCCGTGCGCAACCTGGCCGACGAGGAGTTCCCGGCCAAGGTCGTGCAGGCGCTGCGCAGGTTCGACGTGCCGCCGGAGCTGCTCACGTTCGAGCTGACCGAGTCCGGTGTCATGGCCGATCCGCAGAAGGCGCTGCCGATCCTGCGTGAGCTGCACGGCCTCGGCATCGTGCTCGCGGTCGACGACTTCGGCACCGGCTATTCGTCGCTGGCGTACCTGCGGCAGCTGCCGGTGGACGAGGTCAAGATCGACAAGAGCTTCGTCCTCGGCATGGGCACGGATCTGGGCGACCTGGCGGTCGTGCGCTCGATCGTCGAGCTGGGTCACTCGCTGGGCCTCGCGGTGGTCGCGGAGGGCGTCGAGGAGGACGTCGCGCGGGACCAGCTGGAGGCGATGGGGTGTGACGTGGCCCAGGGCTACCTCATCTCCCGCCCACTGGCCGAGGACCGGCTGGAAGCCTGGCTGCAGGCCCGGACGGCCCGGTCAGTGGGACGGAAGATGGAGACCGTCCTGACCCTGCTCACGTGA
- the lon gene encoding endopeptidase La has translation MTETRLLPVLPLDGDVVLPGMIVPLELDGDSGAETRAAVDSAQAKTPGTSSFPGIRSLPAAQAEVLIVPRVDGEYAELGAVATIERVGRVPGGKAAVLLRATRRAQVGETGDGPGAARWVYAEPVTELAGERAHALAAEYKTVVISILQQRGGWQMIDAVQQLEDPSAIADLAGNSPFLSTGQKLELLSTLDVAARLAKALEWSREYLAELEVTDTIRKDVAEGMEKQQKEFLLRRQLEAIRKELGELDGTADSDDYRARVEKADLPEHVRTAALAEVDKLERTSDASPEGGWIRTWLDTVLELPWQTRTADVHDIAAARAVLDADHAGLDDVKERIIEYLAVRARRADAGKGQVGGRHSGAVLALVGPPGVGKTSLGESVAKAMGRRFVRVALGGVRDEAEIRGHRRTYVGALPGRIVRAIKEAGSMNPVVLLDEVDKVGADYRGDPTAALLEVLDPEQNHTFRDHYLEVELDLSDVVFLATANALETIPGPLLDRMELVTLDGYTEHEKVVIGRDHLLPRELERAGLGRDDVRFTDAALGRIAAEYTREAGVRDANRTIAKVLRKIATRVALDEAALPVTVDATDLESYLGRPRHLPESALPASTQRTAIPGVATGLAVTGAGGDVLYIEASLADPESGSSGLTLTGQLGEVMKESVQIALSYLRSHGAELELPVADLKDRGVHVHVPAGAVPKDGPSAGITMTTALASLLSGRVVRADVAMTGEVSLTGRVLPIGGVKQKLLAAHRAGMKTVIIPQRNEPDLDDVPADVLAQLDVHPVSNVREVLDLALAPATTPVAQAA, from the coding sequence ATGACCGAAACCAGGCTCCTCCCCGTGCTGCCCCTCGACGGCGACGTGGTGCTGCCCGGCATGATCGTCCCGCTCGAGCTGGACGGCGACTCCGGCGCCGAGACCCGCGCGGCGGTCGACTCCGCACAGGCGAAGACACCGGGCACATCGTCGTTCCCGGGCATCCGCTCGCTCCCGGCCGCGCAGGCCGAGGTCCTGATCGTCCCGCGGGTCGACGGGGAGTACGCCGAGCTGGGCGCCGTCGCGACCATCGAGCGCGTCGGCCGCGTCCCCGGCGGCAAGGCCGCCGTCCTGCTGCGCGCCACGCGGCGTGCCCAGGTCGGCGAGACCGGCGACGGCCCCGGTGCCGCGCGCTGGGTGTACGCCGAGCCGGTGACCGAGCTCGCCGGCGAGCGCGCCCACGCACTGGCGGCCGAGTACAAGACCGTCGTGATCTCGATCCTCCAGCAACGCGGCGGCTGGCAGATGATCGACGCCGTGCAGCAGCTCGAGGACCCGTCGGCGATCGCCGACCTCGCCGGGAACTCGCCGTTCCTGAGCACCGGGCAGAAGCTGGAGCTGCTGAGCACGCTGGACGTCGCGGCGCGGCTGGCGAAAGCACTGGAGTGGAGCCGGGAGTACCTGGCCGAGCTCGAGGTCACCGACACCATCCGCAAGGACGTCGCCGAAGGCATGGAGAAGCAGCAGAAGGAGTTCCTGCTGCGCCGTCAGCTGGAAGCGATCCGCAAGGAACTGGGCGAGCTGGACGGCACCGCCGACTCCGACGACTACCGCGCCCGCGTGGAGAAGGCCGACCTGCCGGAGCACGTCCGCACGGCCGCGCTCGCCGAGGTGGACAAGCTGGAGCGCACCTCCGACGCCTCGCCGGAAGGCGGCTGGATCCGCACCTGGCTCGACACGGTGCTCGAACTGCCGTGGCAGACCCGCACCGCCGACGTGCACGACATCGCGGCGGCACGGGCCGTGCTCGACGCCGACCACGCCGGCCTGGACGATGTGAAGGAACGCATCATCGAATACCTGGCCGTGCGGGCCCGCCGCGCGGACGCGGGCAAGGGCCAGGTCGGCGGACGCCACTCCGGCGCGGTGCTGGCGCTGGTCGGCCCGCCGGGTGTGGGCAAGACCTCGCTCGGCGAATCGGTCGCGAAGGCGATGGGGCGCAGGTTCGTCCGCGTCGCGCTCGGCGGTGTCCGGGACGAGGCGGAGATCCGCGGTCACCGGCGCACCTACGTCGGCGCCCTGCCCGGCCGCATCGTCCGGGCGATCAAGGAGGCCGGCTCGATGAACCCGGTGGTCCTGCTCGACGAGGTGGACAAGGTGGGCGCCGACTACCGCGGCGACCCGACCGCGGCGCTGCTGGAGGTGCTCGACCCCGAGCAGAACCACACGTTCCGCGACCACTACCTCGAGGTCGAGCTGGACCTGTCCGACGTGGTGTTCCTCGCCACCGCCAACGCCCTGGAGACCATCCCCGGCCCGCTGCTGGACCGGATGGAACTGGTCACGCTGGACGGCTACACCGAGCACGAGAAGGTCGTCATCGGCCGCGACCACCTGCTGCCGCGGGAGCTGGAGCGGGCCGGGCTGGGCCGCGACGACGTGCGGTTCACCGACGCGGCACTGGGCCGGATCGCCGCCGAGTACACCCGCGAAGCCGGCGTGCGTGACGCGAACCGGACGATCGCGAAGGTACTGCGCAAGATCGCCACCCGCGTCGCGCTCGACGAGGCGGCGCTGCCGGTGACGGTCGACGCGACGGACCTGGAGAGCTACCTCGGCCGCCCGCGGCACCTGCCGGAGTCGGCGCTGCCCGCGTCGACCCAGCGGACCGCGATCCCCGGCGTCGCCACCGGCCTGGCCGTGACCGGTGCAGGCGGTGACGTCCTCTACATCGAGGCGTCGCTGGCCGATCCCGAATCGGGCAGCTCCGGGCTCACCCTCACCGGTCAGCTGGGTGAGGTGATGAAGGAGTCGGTGCAGATCGCGCTGTCCTACCTGCGCTCGCACGGCGCCGAGCTGGAACTGCCGGTCGCCGATCTGAAGGACCGGGGCGTGCACGTCCACGTCCCGGCGGGCGCGGTGCCCAAGGACGGCCCGTCCGCCGGCATCACGATGACCACCGCGCTGGCGTCGCTGCTGTCCGGCCGGGTAGTGCGGGCCGACGTGGCGATGACCGGTGAGGTGTCGCTGACCGGCCGCGTGCTGCCGATCGGCGGGGTCAAGCAGAAGCTGCTCGCCGCCCACCGGGCCGGGATGAAGACGGTGATCATCCCGCAGCGCAACGAGCCGGACCTGGACGACGTCCCCGCGGACGTGCTGGCCCAGCTCGACGTGCACCCGGTGTCCAACGTCCGCGAGGTGCTCGACCTGGCGCTGGCGCCGGCCACCACCCCGGTGGCCCAGGCCGCCTGA
- a CDS encoding DedA family protein, whose product MDLTLAQTEPLGGLAGWAVGLMDSLGGPGAAVIVGLDNLFPPIPSELVLPLAGFSASQGTFSLPAALAWTTLGSVAGAVIVYWVGALLGRDRTRALMVRIPLVKAADFDRTEAWFARHGTKAVFFGRIVPIFSSLIWNTVFVAAGYLLGVKWQVVNDYAEIFQYLVLGAVAIALAVFVITRLRERARA is encoded by the coding sequence ATGGATCTCACCCTCGCACAGACCGAACCGCTCGGGGGACTCGCCGGCTGGGCCGTCGGTCTCATGGACTCCCTCGGCGGCCCCGGAGCCGCCGTCATCGTCGGCCTGGACAACCTGTTCCCGCCCATTCCCAGCGAGCTCGTGCTGCCGCTCGCCGGGTTCTCCGCGAGCCAGGGCACCTTCAGCCTGCCGGCGGCGCTGGCCTGGACCACGCTCGGCTCCGTCGCCGGTGCCGTCATCGTGTACTGGGTCGGTGCCCTGCTCGGCCGGGACCGCACGCGCGCGCTGATGGTGCGCATCCCGCTGGTCAAGGCGGCCGACTTCGACCGGACCGAGGCGTGGTTCGCCCGGCACGGCACCAAGGCCGTGTTCTTCGGCCGGATCGTGCCGATCTTCAGCAGCCTGATCTGGAACACGGTCTTCGTCGCCGCCGGTTACCTGCTCGGCGTGAAATGGCAGGTCGTCAACGACTACGCGGAGATCTTCCAGTACCTGGTGCTCGGCGCTGTCGCGATCGCGCTCGCGGTGTTCGTCATCACGCGCCTGCGCGAACGCGCCCGCGCGTGA